In Nomascus leucogenys mitochondrion, complete genome, the following are encoded in one genomic region:
- the CYTB gene encoding cytochrome b (TAA stop codon is completed by the addition of 3' A residues to the mRNA), with the protein MTPLRKTNPLMKLINHSLVDLPAPSNISMWWNLGSLLGTCLILQIITGLFLAMHYTPDASMAFSSVAHITRDVNYGWVIRYLHANGASMFFICLFLHIGRGMYYGSFLYLETWNIGIILLLATMATAFMGYVLPWGQMSFWGATVITNLLSAVPYIGTDLVQWVWGGYSVDNATLTRFFTFHFILPFIITALVTLHLLFLHETGSNNPLGISSQPDKITFHPYYTTKDILGLFLLLLTLMSLVLFSPDLLGDPDNYIQANPLSTPPHIKPEWYFLFAYAILRSVPNKLGGVLALLLSILILMTIPMLHTAKQQSMMFRPLSQLTYWLWAANLLTLTWIGGQPVSYPFITIGQVTSVLYFITILILMPTASLIENKMLKWT; encoded by the coding sequence ATGACTCCCCTACGCAAAACTAACCCATTAATAAAACTAATCAATCACTCACTTGTTGACCTTCCAGCCCCATCCAATATCTCTATATGATGAAACCTTGGCTCACTCCTAGGCACCTGCCTAATCCTCCAAATCATCACAGGGTTATTCCTGGCCATGCACTATACACCAGACGCCTCCATAGCCTTCTCATCAGTAGCCCACATTACCCGAGACGTAAACTACGGCTGGGTTATCCGCTACCTTCATGCCAACGGTGCCTCAATATTTTTCATTTGCCTATTCCTACACATCGGCCGGGGCATATATTACGGCTCATTCCTCTACTTAGAAACCTGAAACATCGGCATCATCCTCTTATTAGCGACCATAGCAACAGCCTTCATAGGCTACGTCCTCCCATGAGGCCAAATATCCTTCTGAGGTGCCACAGTAATCACAAACCTACTATCTGCCGTCCCATACATCGGAACAGACCTAGTCCAATGAGTCTGAGGCGGCTATTCAGTGGACAACGCTACACTCACACGCTTCTTTACCTTCCACTTTATCCTGCCCTTTATCATCACAGCCCTAGTAACCCTGCACCTACTATTCTTACACGAAACAGGATCAAACAACCCCCTGGGTATCTCCTCCCAACCAGACAAAATCACCTTTCACCCTTACTACACAACCAAAGATATTCTAGGACTATTCCTCCTCCTTCTCACCCTAATGAGCCTAGTACTATTCTCGCCAGACCTCCTAGGTGACCCAGACAACTACATCCAAGCCAACCCCCTAAGTACCCCTCCCCACATCAAGCCTGAATGGTATTTCTTATTCGCATACGCCATCCTACGATCTGTCCCTAACAAATTGGGAGGCGTGCTAGCCCTCCTACTGTCAATCCTCATCCTAATAACAATCCCCATACTCCACACAGCCAAACAACAAAGCATAATATTCCGCCCACTGAGCCAGCTCACATACTGACTCTGGGCAGCAAATCTACTAACCCTCACATGAATCGGAGGACAACCAGTGAGCTATCCATTCATCACCATCGGACAAGTGACATCCGTACTATACTTCATCACAATCCTAATCCTAATACCAACAGCCTCTTTAATCGAAAACAAAATACTCAAATGGACCT